In one window of Mobula hypostoma chromosome 1, sMobHyp1.1, whole genome shotgun sequence DNA:
- the timm9 gene encoding mitochondrial import inner membrane translocase subunit Tim9, producing MATQISETDQIKQFREFLGTYNKLTEHCFMDCVKDFTTRDVKTEEVTCSEHCLQKYLKMTQRISMRFQEYHIQQNEALAAKAGLISQPRV from the exons ATGGCAACACAAATATCAGAAACAGACCAGATAAAACAG TTTAGAGAATTCCTGGGTACATACAACAAACTTACAGAGCACTGTTTTATGGACTGTGTAAAGGATTTTACAACCAGGGATGTGAAAACAGAAGAG gTAACTTGTTCAGAACACTGCCTTCAAAAATATTTGAAGATGACCCAAAGAATATCAATGCGTTTTCAAGAATATCATATTCAACAAAATGAAGCATTAGCAGCAAAAGCAGGACTGATTAGCCAACCTCGTGTATAA